The following proteins are co-located in the Siansivirga zeaxanthinifaciens CC-SAMT-1 genome:
- a CDS encoding RagB/SusD family nutrient uptake outer membrane protein: MAFFTCIISCDTILDPIDENRLDFEFTSTDPASAEGILLNGYSRLIDQFTFIDAATDDAVNNQLNNSFKRMALGELNAQFNPTSRWNNYESILWVNKFLEIIDAGEIVWSSDQDINEMFYLRMQGEALALRGLHHFYALQAHAGVGTSGQLLGVPYIKEFIESDGNFNTPRLSFDDTVKAIMADFDAALDLLPTDYSNNASAIIPIYQQYDFNKYQVVNGSRYNLRISGRIVKALKARLALFAASPSFLNDQGYYNLAATYSSELLNTIGGISGLASNGLDYYKSYNENNDSEMIWRGTIGGPSSGIERRMFPPSVNGNGEINPSQNFVDAFPMQSGFPATVANGFDPQNPYANRDPRLAEFVVLNGSSFGGGSINTGVGGKIDRLDSIPEFSTKTGYYLKKLLRPDVRLNDDGSSVGQRHYDVYFRYTELFLIFAEAANEIGGPDQQINGMTPRQVIEAIRKRAGIAQPDNYLASIASKEAMRNLIRNERRLELSFEGHRFWDLRRWGLPLNETIRGSFFNGTSYVDLPSVENRNYPSFATYLPIPNDEVLKFPEIEQNTGW, translated from the coding sequence ATGGCGTTTTTTACGTGCATAATTAGCTGTGATACCATCTTAGATCCAATTGATGAAAACAGATTGGACTTCGAGTTTACTAGTACCGATCCTGCTTCTGCAGAAGGTATATTATTGAATGGTTATTCGCGTTTAATTGATCAGTTTACCTTTATTGATGCTGCAACAGATGATGCTGTAAATAACCAACTAAATAATAGTTTTAAGCGTATGGCTCTTGGTGAGTTAAACGCTCAGTTTAACCCTACTTCACGTTGGAATAATTACGAAAGCATCTTATGGGTAAACAAATTTCTAGAGATTATTGATGCTGGTGAGATTGTATGGTCTTCAGATCAAGATATAAATGAAATGTTTTATTTACGTATGCAAGGTGAGGCATTAGCATTAAGAGGTTTACATCATTTTTACGCTTTACAAGCACATGCGGGTGTTGGTACTTCAGGACAATTATTAGGAGTTCCTTACATAAAAGAGTTTATAGAATCTGATGGTAATTTTAACACACCTCGTTTATCATTTGACGATACAGTTAAGGCTATTATGGCAGATTTTGATGCTGCACTTGATTTATTACCTACTGATTATTCTAATAATGCTTCAGCTATAATACCAATTTATCAACAATATGATTTTAATAAATATCAAGTAGTTAATGGTTCTCGCTATAACTTAAGAATCTCTGGTAGAATAGTTAAAGCTTTAAAGGCGCGTTTGGCACTTTTTGCTGCGAGCCCATCATTTTTAAATGATCAAGGATATTACAATCTAGCTGCAACATATTCAAGTGAATTGTTAAATACTATTGGAGGAATTTCTGGTCTTGCTAGTAATGGTCTTGATTACTATAAAAGTTACAACGAGAACAATGATTCAGAAATGATTTGGAGAGGTACTATAGGTGGACCAAGTTCTGGTATTGAGCGTCGAATGTTCCCACCTTCTGTAAATGGTAATGGAGAAATCAACCCATCACAAAATTTTGTAGATGCATTCCCTATGCAAAGCGGTTTTCCTGCTACAGTCGCTAATGGATTTGATCCTCAAAACCCTTATGCTAACAGAGATCCAAGGTTAGCAGAGTTTGTAGTACTTAATGGATCATCTTTTGGGGGTGGCTCTATTAATACTGGTGTAGGAGGAAAAATTGATAGATTAGATTCTATTCCTGAATTTTCAACCAAAACTGGTTATTATCTTAAAAAATTATTACGTCCTGATGTAAGATTGAATGACGATGGTTCTTCAGTTGGTCAAAGACATTATGATGTTTACTTTAGATATACAGAATTATTCCTAATATTTGCTGAAGCAGCTAATGAAATTGGTGGCCCAGACCAACAGATTAATGGTATGACACCTCGTCAAGTTATTGAAGCTATTAGAAAGAGAGCAGGTATAGCTCAGCCAGATAATTACTTAGCATCTATAGCCTCAAAAGAGGCCATGAGAAATCTTATTAGAAATGAACGAAGATTAGAATTAAGTTTTGAAGGACACAGATTTTGGGATTTAAGAAGATGGGGCTTACCTTTAAACGAAACTATAAGAGGTTCATTTTTTAATGGTACAAGTTATGTTGATTTACCTTCTGTAGAAAATAGAAATTATCCTTCATTTGCTACTTATCTGCCAATACCTAATGATGAAGTTTTGAAATTTCCTGAGATTGAACAAAATACAGGATGGTAA
- a CDS encoding SusC/RagA family TonB-linked outer membrane protein: protein MKINKLYKLFTLMCLTLFCFWNVATAQTKDAKFLVSVVDEQGSPLEGVNVFAPKGVKVTTDSSGKFQIVIPEEETIVIQKDGYESKLLSITDITNLNFNLVLEKSQFLASEDDEIKMGVTTKDRRDIVGSVSTINTNDRLVYDNTQFVRDYITGLTVGVRGSSNIRGIGNALFVIDGVFGRDPNILNMEEVEQITVLKDANAVALYGSQGRNGVIIINTKRGKINRNEVNVNIRSGIRTPLALPNYLDAATFMELRNEAFSNDGLDLNVVGFSQDQIQNTRNGLNPIEYPDVDLYDFIQPFVSTHNVISEFSGGGDKSQYYVNVGWLYNEDWLNINEDINAGSNRFNVRGNIDFKVNDWITSSIDGVAIFSNSKSSRANLLSAAPTFIPFDYAPFLPVSALDIDNNPDLATLLAGANVFDGNLLGTAQQLGVNAPIARSIAGGFQNNVFRVTQFNNTINLDLSKITKGLSAKTYLSFDFLDSYTTSISNQYRAYAPTWQDGKIIALQDFGEDRRDLSENVSSNGFTSRIGMYALVNYEKTFAGNNSLNTTLLGYYNSEKRDGVIQTDRDSHIGFQMTYDFQKKIFVDFSGAYVNSLKLPNGNKGAFSPTFGLGYILSEESFLKDSDFVNYLKLKASGGIIKSDVGINGYYLYDENYSDGANFTWADGVYSNRRQNISQGANPDLGFEQRIDLNLGFESYLMNSLWIEANYFRTELDKQLTILADQYPSYYNTFRPFNNFNANLYTGFELGLNFNKTFNDFSIGIGANVLYSQTEASKRSETNEFEYQNRQGRELSTIYGLVNDGFYSAADFDVNGDLINGLPEPQFGEVKPGDLKYIDQNGDDIIDNDDSIDIGQSASPWSYGVNLNLKYKRFNLFVLGTGQTGGLGNKLTGFSNYFSPNGTDKYSEVVLGRWTPQTANTATFPRLTSGDNQNNFRTSSFWLYDTSFFEISRAQLTYEFSENLCKKIGMEDFSLNFQGYNLFEVAKNRDIRQLNVGGNPQARTYTLGVRMSF from the coding sequence ATGAAGATAAATAAATTATATAAGTTGTTTACTCTGATGTGCTTAACCTTGTTTTGCTTTTGGAATGTTGCAACTGCTCAAACAAAAGATGCAAAATTCTTGGTATCTGTAGTTGATGAACAAGGTAGTCCTTTAGAAGGAGTAAATGTTTTTGCTCCCAAAGGAGTTAAAGTAACCACCGATAGTAGTGGTAAGTTTCAAATTGTAATTCCCGAAGAGGAAACTATTGTAATTCAAAAAGATGGTTACGAATCTAAACTGCTTTCAATTACAGATATAACAAATCTAAATTTTAATTTAGTTTTAGAGAAATCTCAGTTCTTAGCGTCAGAAGATGATGAGATTAAAATGGGAGTTACTACCAAAGATAGACGTGATATAGTTGGATCTGTTTCTACAATTAATACTAATGACCGTTTAGTATATGATAATACACAGTTTGTTAGAGATTATATTACAGGTTTAACAGTTGGAGTTAGAGGCTCATCGAATATTAGAGGTATTGGCAATGCATTGTTTGTAATTGATGGTGTTTTTGGTCGTGATCCTAATATTTTAAATATGGAAGAGGTAGAACAAATTACTGTTCTTAAAGATGCAAATGCAGTTGCATTATATGGTAGTCAAGGTAGAAATGGTGTAATTATTATAAACACAAAACGTGGTAAAATAAATAGAAATGAGGTTAATGTAAATATTCGTTCTGGTATAAGAACGCCTTTGGCATTACCAAATTATTTAGATGCAGCTACGTTTATGGAATTACGTAATGAGGCTTTTAGCAATGATGGATTAGACTTAAATGTGGTAGGTTTTTCTCAAGATCAAATTCAAAACACTCGAAATGGTTTAAACCCTATTGAATATCCAGATGTTGATTTGTATGATTTTATTCAACCATTTGTTAGTACTCATAATGTTATTTCTGAGTTCTCTGGTGGAGGTGATAAATCTCAATATTATGTTAATGTAGGATGGCTTTATAATGAAGATTGGCTTAACATTAATGAAGATATAAATGCTGGATCCAATCGTTTTAATGTTAGAGGTAACATAGATTTTAAGGTAAATGACTGGATTACAAGTAGTATTGATGGGGTTGCGATTTTTAGTAATTCTAAAAGCTCTAGAGCTAATCTTTTAAGTGCTGCTCCTACATTTATTCCTTTTGATTATGCGCCTTTTCTTCCAGTTAGTGCTTTAGATATTGATAATAATCCAGATCTTGCAACTTTATTAGCAGGAGCTAATGTGTTTGATGGAAATTTACTAGGTACTGCACAACAGCTTGGAGTAAATGCACCTATAGCTCGATCTATTGCAGGTGGTTTTCAAAATAACGTATTTCGCGTAACACAATTTAATAACACAATAAATTTAGATCTTTCTAAAATAACAAAAGGATTATCTGCAAAAACTTACTTAAGCTTCGACTTTTTAGATTCTTATACCACATCTATATCTAACCAATACAGAGCTTATGCTCCAACATGGCAAGATGGTAAAATAATTGCATTACAAGACTTCGGTGAAGATAGAAGAGATTTATCTGAAAATGTTAGCTCTAATGGATTTACATCGCGTATAGGGATGTATGCATTAGTAAATTATGAAAAAACTTTTGCTGGTAATAACTCTTTAAATACAACACTTTTGGGTTATTACAATTCAGAAAAAAGAGATGGTGTTATTCAAACTGATAGAGATTCTCATATAGGATTTCAAATGACCTATGATTTTCAGAAGAAAATATTTGTAGATTTTTCTGGAGCTTATGTGAACTCTCTTAAATTACCAAATGGTAACAAAGGTGCTTTCTCTCCAACATTTGGTTTAGGTTATATTTTAAGTGAAGAGTCATTTTTAAAAGACAGTGATTTTGTAAATTACTTAAAATTAAAAGCATCTGGTGGAATTATTAAATCTGATGTAGGAATTAATGGTTATTATTTATACGATGAAAACTATTCAGATGGTGCAAATTTTACTTGGGCAGATGGTGTATACTCTAACAGAAGACAAAACATTTCACAAGGTGCTAACCCAGATTTAGGTTTTGAACAGCGTATTGATTTAAACTTAGGTTTTGAAAGTTATTTAATGAATTCACTTTGGATAGAAGCTAATTATTTTAGAACAGAACTTGATAAACAGTTAACTATATTAGCTGATCAATATCCTTCTTATTATAATACATTTAGACCTTTTAATAACTTTAATGCTAATTTATATACCGGTTTTGAATTAGGTTTAAATTTTAATAAAACCTTTAATGATTTTTCAATAGGAATTGGTGCAAACGTATTATACAGTCAAACAGAAGCTTCAAAACGATCTGAAACTAATGAGTTTGAATATCAAAATAGACAAGGAAGAGAATTATCTACCATATATGGATTAGTTAACGATGGTTTTTATTCTGCTGCTGATTTTGATGTTAATGGAGATTTAATAAATGGTTTGCCAGAACCTCAGTTTGGAGAAGTTAAGCCAGGTGATTTAAAATATATAGACCAAAACGGAGATGATATTATTGATAATGATGATAGTATTGATATAGGACAGAGTGCAAGCCCATGGTCTTATGGAGTTAATCTTAATTTAAAATATAAAAGATTTAACTTATTTGTATTAGGTACAGGACAAACAGGTGGACTTGGTAATAAATTAACTGGTTTTAGCAATTACTTCAGCCCAAATGGAACCGATAAATACTCAGAAGTAGTTTTAGGTCGTTGGACACCACAAACTGCTAATACTGCTACTTTTCCAAGATTAACTTCAGGTGATAATCAAAATAACTTTAGAACATCATCGTTCTGGTTATATGATACTAGTTTCTTTGAGATTAGTCGTGCCCAATTAACATATGAATTCAGTGAGAACCTATGTAAAAAAATTGGAATGGAAGATTTTAGTTTAAATTTTCAGGGATATAATCTTTTTGAAGTTGCTAAAAATCGCGATATCCGTCAGTTAAATGTCGGTGGTAATCCTCAGGCTAGAACTTATACACTTGGTGTAAGAATGTCATTTTAA
- a CDS encoding T9SS type A sorting domain-containing protein, with translation MKITNGQGGGGAGAEGVYELVNVATGKYLGAASSAQPVVMHDVGEGIDRKWVFVKTNVDGVDYYNIDSQDSGILRATGGSFAAGAYLVVSTTKEAPAIDTDKLWTVHYNNTDDTFRFEAKNSGRFLYHQTDGNCYNLIEIDDFEENDPRSKWQVFGSGGPLLSVKNNNLKITSIKIYPNPAKDSFTITFDNFTNAKVLIYDILGKVMFENSTKTGRMEVKNNVKLNSGMYLVKILADGNKVYHKKLVIK, from the coding sequence ATGAAAATTACTAATGGTCAAGGTGGCGGTGGCGCTGGTGCCGAAGGCGTTTATGAGTTGGTCAATGTTGCTACAGGAAAGTATTTAGGGGCTGCATCAAGCGCTCAGCCTGTTGTTATGCATGATGTAGGTGAAGGTATAGATAGAAAATGGGTATTTGTTAAAACAAATGTTGATGGTGTAGACTACTATAATATTGATAGTCAAGATAGCGGTATATTACGTGCTACAGGAGGTAGTTTTGCAGCAGGGGCTTATCTAGTGGTTAGTACAACTAAAGAAGCACCAGCAATCGATACCGATAAATTATGGACAGTACATTATAATAATACAGATGATACTTTTAGATTTGAAGCAAAAAATAGTGGTAGATTTTTGTATCATCAAACAGATGGCAATTGTTATAACCTTATTGAAATAGATGATTTTGAAGAAAATGATCCTAGAAGCAAATGGCAAGTTTTTGGAAGTGGAGGCCCATTGCTTAGTGTAAAAAATAACAATTTAAAGATAACTTCAATAAAAATCTATCCAAATCCTGCTAAAGATAGTTTTACTATAACTTTTGATAATTTTACTAATGCCAAAGTATTAATTTATGATATATTAGGTAAAGTAATGTTTGAAAATTCAACAAAAACAGGGCGAATGGAAGTTAAAAACAACGTTAAATTAAATTCAGGCATGTACTTAGTAAAAATTCTTGCCGATGGCAATAAAGTGTATCATAAAAAACTTGTAATTAAATAA
- a CDS encoding RagB/SusD family nutrient uptake outer membrane protein — MDIAPEAEIDVTDVFGTFETSQGFVEEMYNLVVDYGTAGWSFQDYIYGDDGYNTQTFKFSTQLDRGQLNLWIGNSLSYIHQNNRFQTGENNGALGSTNEEQGRGRPKVWNASMRGIRKANVVIANEDLMIGLTQQEKNVILGQAYFFRAYFHNEVMKFWGRFPHIKEVFTGAIDIPRPETYKEVALSINEDYKKAIELLPVDWDNEPYGQRTLGNNAGRLTKGAAYAFQGKNLLLAASPLMFFNNQPGIDTYTYDTELAAMAVNAFAEVLKLEQAGVYHLAENMEDYKKLLWETPRNTWPGLVPEAKELIFAGSNGSHPGSTESFMATGMPRPIAGTGTQCTSATHNFIHNNFGMANGLSIEDDLSGAYGTPTYNPNRPFDNRDPRFYAWVFADRDVLGTRAGIPAANRVLQLYSVGGAGGGSGPHRDRNGYSFTGYFFKKFYPEIDGQYHSQKGNNIIRQFTGIRMHMRLTDVYLMYAEALHVASGPTTAPSSFPLTAEQAINKLRARAGVDNVKPAIVANRNKFMDELRRERSVELSYEGHRWVDIRRWGVAHEDRYRIKTKLNFDKDWTFFEEVPLVDRVCEYPKHYWLPFEANQTQFYEGFQQNPGW; from the coding sequence TTGGATATTGCTCCAGAAGCTGAAATTGATGTAACTGATGTATTTGGAACCTTCGAAACTTCTCAAGGTTTTGTTGAAGAAATGTATAATTTGGTTGTTGACTATGGAACGGCTGGTTGGAGTTTTCAAGATTATATATATGGAGATGACGGTTACAACACTCAGACCTTCAAATTTAGTACGCAGTTAGATCGTGGTCAATTAAATCTTTGGATTGGTAATAGTTTAAGTTATATACATCAAAATAACAGATTCCAAACAGGCGAAAATAATGGAGCCTTAGGAAGCACTAATGAAGAACAAGGCCGTGGTAGACCAAAAGTATGGAACGCTAGTATGCGAGGAATACGTAAGGCAAATGTTGTTATTGCAAACGAAGATTTAATGATTGGTTTAACGCAACAAGAAAAGAATGTTATACTTGGACAAGCTTATTTTTTTAGAGCTTATTTTCATAATGAAGTTATGAAATTTTGGGGACGTTTTCCTCACATCAAAGAAGTATTTACAGGAGCAATAGACATCCCTCGACCTGAAACCTATAAAGAAGTAGCCTTATCAATTAATGAAGATTATAAAAAGGCTATTGAATTATTACCTGTAGATTGGGATAATGAGCCTTATGGACAAAGAACCTTAGGTAACAATGCTGGTAGATTAACAAAAGGTGCTGCTTATGCATTTCAAGGTAAAAACTTACTTCTTGCAGCAAGTCCATTAATGTTTTTCAATAACCAACCAGGAATTGATACTTATACATATGATACAGAACTTGCAGCCATGGCTGTAAATGCATTTGCAGAAGTTCTTAAGCTTGAGCAAGCTGGTGTATATCATCTGGCAGAAAATATGGAAGATTACAAGAAATTATTATGGGAAACACCAAGAAATACTTGGCCAGGACTTGTTCCAGAGGCTAAAGAGTTAATTTTTGCTGGTTCTAATGGTTCTCATCCAGGTTCTACAGAAAGTTTTATGGCTACCGGCATGCCAAGACCTATAGCTGGTACTGGTACACAATGTACAAGTGCTACACATAACTTTATTCATAATAATTTTGGAATGGCTAATGGATTATCGATTGAGGATGACTTAAGCGGTGCTTACGGTACTCCAACTTATAACCCAAATAGACCATTTGATAATCGTGATCCTCGTTTTTATGCATGGGTTTTTGCAGATCGAGACGTACTTGGAACTAGAGCTGGTATACCTGCAGCAAATAGAGTATTACAGCTTTATTCTGTAGGTGGTGCTGGAGGAGGTTCTGGTCCACATCGTGACAGGAACGGTTATTCATTTACAGGATATTTTTTCAAAAAGTTTTATCCAGAAATTGATGGACAATATCATTCTCAAAAAGGAAACAATATTATTAGACAGTTTACTGGAATTAGAATGCATATGAGGTTAACCGATGTATACCTAATGTATGCAGAAGCTCTTCATGTAGCTAGTGGCCCAACTACTGCACCTAGTTCGTTCCCTTTAACTGCTGAGCAAGCAATTAATAAATTAAGAGCTAGAGCTGGAGTAGATAATGTAAAACCGGCTATTGTTGCAAACAGAAATAAATTCATGGATGAATTAAGAAGAGAAAGATCTGTTGAGTTATCTTATGAAGGACATAGATGGGTTGATATTCGCCGTTGGGGAGTTGCTCATGAGGATAGATACAGAATTAAGACAAAATTAAATTTTGATAAAGATTGGACGTTCTTTGAAGAAGTTCCATTGGTAGACAGAGTTTGTGAGTATCCTAAGCATTATTGGTTACCATTCGAAGCAAATCAAACACAGTTTTATGAAGGCTTTCAACAAAACCCAGGATGGTAA
- a CDS encoding SusC/RagA family TonB-linked outer membrane protein codes for MAITNAQTVSGTVSADGLPLPGATVLVKGTSKGVATDFNGNYSIEVDAQQTLVFSYVGYKAQEVPINGRNLINIILEQVGETLGEIVLVGYGTQKKESVVGSITQIKGEDLQAITGGITNVEEALQGNLPGLIAINGSGVPGRNDMQIFIRGQASWNGSGQPLILVDGVPRNIDNLDFNDIENISVLKDASATAVFGVQGANGVILVTTKRGQKGKAQLSLQANTTFKFASKVPEKLDAYDAILEANSSIYRELAQNEDSWNLIRPLPIADRYRNPANEAESFIYPNVNWRDILLKDLAQDYRVNLSVRGGGNNAKYFGSLAYQTVSDVFDGASYDNGKGYESEFSYERFNFRSNIDFNITKTTEFSVNLGGFLGIQQTPGNLNLVTNAIYELSPNAYTPVFPDGFFGRDNRDIFANTNPLVTLTNTGYSTTNTFNINTDFILKQKLDFITDGLSFQGRLSLDNTSESEQRLNDPGADGQENVNYRVYNEFFEERIESPNGINDFGFVPFPWTLSTPSIRNGSIGRRLLYDFSLNYSQTFAEKHSVTGLALLRRNQNGRGNGFLTYREDWVGRVTYDYDKRYFLDVSGAYNGSEKYGPGFRFDLFPAVAAGWTVSNEAFMSKVDWVNNLKFRGSYGIIGDDSGGNRFEYQATWNIGGGAFINPNASNVRESYVFYSEANVGNPNLQWETAAKYNIGADIGLFKNSITAELDFYGENRSNILIPSTQRAVPDWFGANPPAFNRGEVEVRGFEIVLGANHTFSNGLNIFGNFNYTQAKDLVIDREDPELRPFYQKAAGYPIGQPRSAIPANILGSIDDLYSSTPLVNGQGNIRPGYYNLVDYDGDGVYNGAFDNVPFGFPTRPQRTWAATVGAKYKAWKFSVQFYGTQNSNRNYTSRTFSNQVDTFFAHELGYWTKDNPNGVRTQPTFNFDQGANDPRRNFWDGSLTRLRSIALNYTVPKKTCEKLGVKSLSIFANGNNLFLWTDLPDDREFNSSQTADSSFRGDYPTLARFNFGFNLDF; via the coding sequence ATGGCAATAACAAATGCTCAGACAGTATCGGGTACTGTATCCGCAGATGGTTTGCCCTTACCAGGTGCCACAGTTTTGGTAAAGGGTACATCTAAAGGTGTAGCTACAGATTTTAATGGGAATTATAGTATAGAGGTTGATGCTCAACAAACACTCGTTTTTTCGTACGTTGGGTATAAAGCACAAGAGGTTCCTATTAATGGTAGAAACCTAATTAATATAATTCTTGAGCAAGTAGGGGAAACACTAGGAGAAATAGTTCTTGTGGGCTATGGTACCCAAAAGAAGGAAAGCGTTGTAGGATCTATTACTCAAATAAAAGGTGAAGATTTGCAGGCTATAACGGGTGGTATTACCAACGTAGAAGAAGCATTACAAGGTAATTTACCTGGACTTATTGCTATAAATGGTAGTGGTGTTCCTGGAAGAAATGATATGCAAATTTTTATTCGTGGTCAGGCCTCTTGGAATGGTTCAGGACAGCCCTTAATACTTGTAGACGGTGTTCCTAGAAATATTGACAATCTTGATTTTAACGATATTGAAAATATTTCTGTACTTAAAGATGCTTCTGCTACAGCCGTTTTTGGTGTACAAGGAGCAAATGGTGTTATTTTAGTTACCACAAAAAGAGGACAAAAGGGTAAAGCGCAATTGTCTTTACAGGCAAATACAACGTTCAAGTTCGCTTCTAAGGTACCTGAAAAATTAGATGCTTATGATGCTATATTAGAAGCAAACTCATCGATATATCGTGAGCTTGCTCAAAATGAAGATTCATGGAATTTAATACGTCCATTGCCTATTGCTGATAGATATCGTAATCCAGCAAATGAAGCTGAAAGTTTTATTTACCCCAATGTTAATTGGCGTGATATTCTGTTAAAAGATTTGGCACAAGATTATCGTGTCAATTTATCTGTTAGAGGAGGTGGAAATAACGCTAAATATTTTGGTAGTTTAGCTTACCAAACAGTTTCTGATGTTTTTGATGGAGCTAGTTATGATAATGGGAAAGGATATGAAAGCGAGTTTAGCTACGAACGATTTAATTTTCGTAGTAATATAGACTTTAATATTACAAAAACCACCGAGTTTTCTGTAAATTTAGGAGGGTTCTTAGGAATTCAGCAAACACCTGGTAACCTTAATTTAGTAACAAACGCTATATATGAGTTATCTCCAAATGCTTATACACCAGTTTTTCCTGATGGTTTTTTTGGTAGAGATAATAGGGATATCTTTGCAAATACTAACCCTCTTGTGACGTTAACTAATACCGGATACTCTACTACAAATACATTTAATATAAATACCGATTTTATTTTAAAACAAAAATTAGACTTTATAACCGATGGATTAAGTTTCCAAGGCCGTTTATCTTTAGATAATACATCAGAAAGTGAGCAGCGTTTAAATGATCCTGGTGCAGATGGTCAAGAAAATGTTAATTATCGTGTTTATAATGAATTTTTCGAAGAGCGAATTGAGTCTCCAAATGGGATTAATGATTTTGGTTTTGTGCCATTTCCATGGACACTTAGTACTCCAAGTATAAGAAATGGTTCGATTGGTAGACGTCTATTATATGATTTTTCTCTTAATTACAGCCAAACGTTTGCTGAAAAACATTCGGTTACAGGATTGGCACTTCTAAGACGTAATCAAAACGGTAGAGGTAATGGTTTTTTAACGTATCGTGAAGACTGGGTAGGAAGAGTTACTTACGATTACGATAAGAGATATTTCTTAGACGTTAGTGGTGCTTATAATGGATCTGAAAAGTATGGTCCAGGGTTCCGTTTCGATCTTTTTCCTGCAGTGGCTGCTGGTTGGACAGTGTCTAACGAGGCTTTTATGAGTAAGGTTGATTGGGTAAATAATTTAAAATTTAGAGGATCTTATGGTATAATTGGAGATGACAGTGGTGGAAATAGATTTGAATACCAAGCCACTTGGAATATTGGTGGTGGTGCTTTTATCAACCCAAATGCTTCTAATGTGCGCGAAAGTTATGTGTTTTATTCTGAAGCTAATGTTGGTAATCCGAATTTACAATGGGAAACAGCTGCAAAGTATAATATAGGAGCAGATATAGGTTTATTTAAAAACTCAATTACTGCAGAGTTAGATTTTTATGGAGAAAACCGTAGTAATATTTTAATACCAAGTACTCAAAGAGCCGTACCAGATTGGTTTGGTGCTAACCCTCCAGCGTTTAATAGAGGAGAGGTAGAGGTTCGAGGATTTGAGATTGTTTTAGGTGCTAATCATACGTTTTCAAATGGACTAAATATTTTTGGTAATTTTAATTACACACAAGCCAAGGATTTAGTTATTGACAGAGAAGATCCAGAACTACGCCCATTTTACCAAAAAGCAGCCGGTTATCCAATCGGTCAACCAAGGTCTGCTATTCCTGCTAACATACTTGGAAGTATTGACGATTTATACAGTTCAACTCCTTTGGTTAATGGACAAGGAAATATACGTCCTGGATATTATAATTTAGTTGATTACGACGGAGATGGCGTTTATAATGGCGCTTTTGATAATGTGCCATTTGGTTTCCCTACACGTCCTCAAAGAACTTGGGCAGCTACAGTAGGTGCCAAATATAAAGCATGGAAATTTTCTGTTCAGTTCTACGGTACTCAAAATTCAAACAGAAATTACACTAGTAGAACATTTAGTAATCAAGTTGATACTTTCTTTGCTCATGAGTTAGGATATTGGACAAAAGATAATCCAAATGGAGTAAGAACACAACCAACATTTAATTTTGATCAAGGGGCTAACGATCCAAGACGTAATTTCTGGGATGGCTCTCTAACAAGATTAAGAAGTATAGCTTTAAACTATACTGTTCCAAAAAAGACATGTGAGAAATTAGGAGTTAAGTCACTAAGTATTTTTGCTAATGGGAATAACTTATTCTTATGGACAGATTTACCAGACGATAGAGAATTTAACAGTAGTCAAACTGCCGATTCTAGTTTTAGAGGAGATTATCCTACCTTAGCAAGATTTAATTTTGGTTTTAATTTGGATTTTTAA